The Oecophyllibacter saccharovorans sequence GCGGAAGCCCTGCTGGAACGCGCCGGCATTACGGCCAACAAGAACTCCGTGCCGTTTGATCCGGAAAAGCCTTTCGTGACTTCCGGCATCCGTCTGGGCAGCCCGGCTGCCACAACGCGGGGTTTCAGAGAAGAGGAATTCCGCCAGATCGGGCGCATGATTGATGAAGTTCTTTCAGCGGGGGAAGAAGATCCGGCCACTCTTGAAAGGGTCCAGGCAGAAGTACAGGCGCTCTGCAGGCGTTTCCCCATCTATACGCAGCCCAGCGCCTGAACTTTCCGGTTTTTACCGGTTCAAAGCAGGCGGCAGGGCTGAAGGCAGGTTGAAAGGGGAGACGAAGAGCCTTTTTCAGTCTTGAAGCGTTTCCGGCGTGACGATCCGGATACGGTGCTGAATATGGCGTTCCACATCACGCAGCAGCCCTCTTTCCTCTGGCGTGACCAGGGAAAGAGTGCGCCCTTTCTGGCCGGCACGGGCTGTGCGGCCGATACGGTGAATATAGGTCTCAGGCGTTGACGGCATGTCGACATTGAGCACCAGCGTGACATCATCAATATCCAGGCCCCGTGCAGCGATATCTGTGGTGACCAGGACAGCCGCAGGCGTATTTTTGAAACGTTCAAGCACCTTGCGCCGCTCGCCTTGGCCCAGCCCGCCATGAAGAGCCATGGCCGTCTGGCCGAGCTGGCCCAGGCGCCGCGCAAGTGTGTCTGCCTCTTTCTTCGTGCGGGTAAAGACAATGCAGCGTCCTTTGTCAGCTGCGCCGTCAGGTCCATCTTTCCGGCGATCTTTTGCGGAGCCGCTAGAGATTTGTGAGCTCAGGAAGCGCTCCCGGAAGATTTTCTCCACCAGGGCCGCTTTGTCGTTTTCGCTGACAAACACAGCGCGCTGGCGCAGGCGTTTGGGCGTGACCGTTTCATCCGTTCCCTCTATGGCCACCGGATCACGCGTGACCTTGCGGGCAAAGACCATCACATCGTCTGAAAGAGTTGCCGAGCAGAAAACGGTTTGCGGATGATCGGGAAAATAACGTGCCAGAGCGGTCATGGCGTCGGTGAATTCCTCGTCCAGCAGCCGGTCCGCCTCGTCAAGCACGAGATAGGAGATTTCGCTCAGGTCAAGCGCGCCTTCATGGGCCAGGTCAAGCAACCTGCCATGGGTGCCGACCACGATATCAACGCCTTCCTGAAGAGAGCGGCACTGCAGGGCACGATCCATGCCGCCGCAGAGAACACGGGTAC is a genomic window containing:
- a CDS encoding DEAD/DEAH box helicase — translated: MTTDPSSAVPATQPTFSQLGLSSLLCSAAEKAGFKRPTAVQQAAVPALLEGRDVLLPTQTGSGKTAAFVLPALQLLADTAQEQAGSYRPPRVLILVPTRDLAMQTATLCRQLGRQLPIRTRVLCGGMDRALQCRSLQEGVDIVVGTHGRLLDLAHEGALDLSEISYLVLDEADRLLDEEFTDAMTALARYFPDHPQTVFCSATLSDDVMVFARKVTRDPVAIEGTDETVTPKRLRQRAVFVSENDKAALVEKIFRERFLSSQISSGSAKDRRKDGPDGAADKGRCIVFTRTKKEADTLARRLGQLGQTAMALHGGLGQGERRKVLERFKNTPAAVLVTTDIAARGLDIDDVTLVLNVDMPSTPETYIHRIGRTARAGQKGRTLSLVTPEERGLLRDVERHIQHRIRIVTPETLQD